Proteins co-encoded in one Papaver somniferum cultivar HN1 chromosome 5, ASM357369v1, whole genome shotgun sequence genomic window:
- the LOC113283271 gene encoding eukaryotic peptide chain release factor GTP-binding subunit ERF3A-like, with translation MNIEDEIQKSIQSLELDSADDNNGEIAAPEEMKSEEVETHDKMEEDDVKEEVHSSDQHLHSEPTVKDEEMPSPEKAKEVEEKEEQTKRHLNVVFIGHVDAGKSTAGGQILFLSGQVDDRTIQKYEKEAKDKSRESWYMAYIMDTNEEERVKGKTVEVGRAHFETENTRFTILDAPGHKSYVPNMISGASQADIGVLVISARKGEFETGYERGGQTREHVLLAKTLGVSKLLVVVNKMDDPTVQWSKERYTEIESKMIPFLKSSGYNVKKDVQFLPISALLGSNMQTRLDKSICPWWDGPCLFEVMDVIEVPLRDPKGPVRMPIIDKFKDMGTVVMGKIESGSIREGDNLVVLPNKAHVKVLAVYCDENKVRRAAPGENVRVKLSGIEEEDILEGFVLCSTANPITAVTEFNAQLQILELLDNAIFTAGYKAVLHVHSAVEECEIVELLAQIDPKTKKPMKKKILFVKNGAVVLCRIQVSNLICVEKFSDFPQLGRFTLRTEGKTVAVGKIISM, from the exons ATGA ATATCGAAGACGAAATCCAAAAAAGCATCCAGTCCTTGGAGTTGGACTCCGCAG ATGATAACAATGGAGAAATCGCTGCtcctgaagaaatgaaatctgaagAAGTTGAGACACATGATAAAATGGAGGAAG ATGATGTCAAGGAAGAGGTCCACTCAAGTGATCAACATTTGCACTCAGAGCCTACTG TTAAAGACGAGGAAATGCCTAGTCCAGAAAAAGCTAAAGAGgtagaagagaaggaagaacagACAAAGCGGCACTTGAATGTCGTTTTTATTGGTCATGTTG ATGCCGGTAAGTCCACAGCTGGTGGGCAAATTCTTTTTCTCAGTGGTCAGGTGGATGATCGAACAATACAAAAATATGAGAAGGAAGCCAAGGATAAGAGTCGTGAAAGCTG GTACATGGCATATATAATGGACACAAATGAGGAAGAGCGTGTAAAG GGGAAGACAGTGGAGGTTGGTAGAGCACATTTCGAGACGGAAAACACGAGGTTCACAATCCTGGATGCCCCG GGTCACAAAAGCTATGTCCCGAATATGATCAGTGGAGCCTCTCAAGCGGATATAGGGGTGTTG GTAATTTCTGCTCGGAAAGGAGAGTTTGAAACTGGATATGAAAGAGGTGGACAAACCCGAGAGCATGTCTTACTTGCCAAAACCTTGGGTGTTTCCAAGTTGCTCGTTGTAGTAAACAAAATGGACGATCCAACTGTGCAGTGGTCCAAAGAGAG GTACACTGAAATAGAATCAAAGATGATACCTTTCCTTAAATCTTCGGGTTACAATGTGAAAAAAG ATGTTCAATTTCTTCCCATTTCTGCTCTGCTTGGTTCAAACATGCAAACACGTTTGGATAAGAGTATTTGCCCTTGGTGGGATGGACCATGTCTTTTTGAGGTTATGGATGTTATTGAAGTTCCTCTGAGAGATCCTAAGGGTCCAGTCAG GATGCCAATTATTGACAAGTTTAAGGACATGGGAACTGTTGTTATGGGCAAAATTGAATCTGGCAGTATCAGGGAGGGAGATAATTTAGTGGTTCTTCCCAATAAG GCTCATGTTAAAGTGCTTGCTGTATATTGTGATGAAAACAAAGTAAGACGTGCTGCTCCTGGTGAAAATGTACGTGTTAAATTAtctgggattgaagaggaagacatATTGGAGGGTTTTGTGTTATGTAGTACTG CAAATCCAATAACTGCAGTTACCGAGTTCAATGCCCAACTGCAAATCCTGGAATTGCTCGATAAT GCTATTTTCACTGCAGGTTACAAGGCAGTTTTACATGTTCATTCTGCTGTTGAGGAGTGTGAAATTGTTGAGCTACTAGCACAAATCGACCCTAAGACTAAGAAACCCATGAAAAAGAAGATTCTTTTTGTAAAGAATGGTGCTGTGGTTCTATGCCGGATTCAG GTTAGTAACTTGATATGTGTAGAGAAGTTCTCAGATTTTCCGCAGCTTGGGCGATTTACCTTGCGTACTGAAG GAAAAACAGTGGCAGTGGGGAAAATTATTAGCATGTAG
- the LOC113283272 gene encoding mitogen-activated protein kinase kinase kinase 1-like, protein MNHLSRFLGQNSSNKMDRKHRQQKQQRKVTPRLDRTIAKKYSNDDDEYDAGERGRGASTSFSSSLSAEEDYSSILKTRSLDIPPSCYPDRSFRIEGSDGGEIDRICLSLGLSGPEDFAISPSDWKESRANSSSDLNSNHFYRNDSLVSNRISSSNSIDDKLEINKVDVVVDDVVNSEFQARVRVTDDAICSSSTVITPGSSSSDAAVAVIVNGGGGIKGVRPPLLAPPPFLTPPPSLSRPVLDNSGSTWDLISSFAPDDYNSLKRGSSLEANSLDEDEHEEVEIDRTVIDRDEDGPRLGETDSSSFTTSNDEDSSSTSTEQNTISPNGRFRRNIRTWTKCTFLGSGSYGTVYEGFSDDGFFFAVKEVSLLDQGNQGKQSVYQLEQEIALLSNFEHENIVQYLGTDKAEGKLYIFLELVAKGSLAQLYQKYDLRDSQVSSYTRQILHGLKYLHDRDVVHRDIKCANILVDANGSVKLADFGLAKTTRLNDVKSSKGTAFWMAPEVVNRKNTGYGLPADIWSLGCTVLEMLTHQLPYAPLEWMQATYRIGKGEPPSVPENLSPDARDFILNCLRVKPEDRPTAATLLDHPFVRRSLPSSSGSDSPFHSRWR, encoded by the exons ATGAATCATTTATCTCGATTTTTGGGTCAAAACTCTAGCAACAAAATGGATCGGAAACATCGGCAGCAGAAACAGCAGAGAAAAGTAACGCCAAGGCTCGATCGAACAATTGCTAAGAAATacagtaatgatgatgatgagtatgatgcTGGTGAAAGAGGAAGAGGTGCTTCTACATCGTTTTCTTCTTCCTTATCTGCAGAAGAGGATTATTCTTCTATTTTAAAAACTCGTTCACTTGATATTCCTCCAAGTTGTTACCCAGATCGTAGTTTTAGAATTGAGGGTAGTGATGGTGGTGAAATTGATAGGATTTGTTTAAGTTTAGGGCTTTCTGGTCCTGAGGATTTTGCAATTTCTCCTAGCGATTGGAAGGAGAGTAGAGCTAATTCGTCATCTGATCTCAATTCTAATCATTTCTATCGTAATGATTCTCTTGTGAGTAATAGAATTAGTAGTAGTAATAGTATTGATGACAAATTGGAAATAAATAAGGTTGATGTGGTTGTTGATGATGTAGTTAATAGTGAATTTCAAGCTAGGGTTAGGGTTACTGATGATGcgatttgttcttcttctactgTTATTACTCCTGGTTCTTCAAGTAGTGATGCTGCTGTAGCAGTAATAGTAAATGGAGGAGGAGGAATTAAGGGTGTTCGACCACCACTTCTCGCTCCCCCGCCTTTTCTCACTCCTCCACCTTCGTTGTCCCGCCCTGTTCTTGATAATTCAGGATCAACTTGGGATCTGATTAGTTCTTTTGCTCCGGATGACTACAATAGCCTCAAAAGAGGTTCGTCATTAGAAGCAAATTCTTTGgatgaagatgaacatgaagagGTGGAAATTGATAGGACGGTCATTGATAGGGATGAAGACGGACCAAGGTTAGGAGAGACTGATTCTTCTTCATTCACAACGTCAAATGATGAAGATTCTTCAAGTACGTCAACAGAACAGAACACCATTTCACCTAATGGTAGGTTCAGACGAAACATTAGGACATGGACTAAATGCACTTTTCTAGGAAGCGGTTCTTACGGAACAGTGTATGAAGGATTCAGCGA TGACGGGTTCTTTTTTGCTGTGAAGGAGGTCTCTTTACTCGATCAAGGAAACCAGGGAAAGCAAAGTGTATATCAGCTAGAGCAG GAGATCGCACTGCTAAGTAATTTTGAGCATGAGAACATTGTTCAATATCTTGGAACAGACAAG GCTGAAGGTAAACTTTATATCTTCCTCGAGCTAGTTGCAAAAGGTTCGCTTGCACagttgtatcaaaagtatgaTTTAAGAGATTCTCAAGTCTCTTCATACACAAGGCAGATTCTCCATGGTTTGAAGTATCTGCATGATCGAGACGTGGTTCACAG GGATATTAAATGTGCCAATATACTGGTGGACGCAAATGGGTCTGTAAAGCTTGCTGATTTTGGATTGGCAAAG ACAACCAGATTAAACGATGTGAAATCTTCCAAAGGAACTGCATTTTGGATGGCTCCCGAG GTTGTTAATCGGAAGAATACTGGCTACGGACTTCCAGCTGATATCTGGAGCCTTGGGTGCACAGTCTTGGAGATGTTAACTCACCAACTTCCGTATGCTCCTCTAGAATGG ATGCAAGCAACTTATAGAATTGGGAAGGGTGAACCACCATCTGTTCCTGAAAACCTTTCACCAGATGCACGTGACTTCATCCTCAACTGCTTACGAGTTAAACCAGAAGATCGACCGACTGCTGCTACGCTTTTAGATCATCCATTTGTGAGGAGGTCTCTGCCATCATCCTCTGGTTCTGACTCTCCTTTTCACAGTAGGTGGAGATAA